In Vespa crabro chromosome 7, iyVesCrab1.2, whole genome shotgun sequence, a single window of DNA contains:
- the LOC124425404 gene encoding integrin beta-PS-like, with protein MSRLDVAIVFPVQNVYYLFLLFFFLPIIVILVSAEQKKDPDSLCALQETCGKCLQTSNCVWCSTNAFGTNGQIVRCVTRDKFQREGNLWCKSSDVIDIKSTMTILENRPLSSSKGENPVQIQPQRIKLRLRRDEEYRIILKYTQAEDYPVDLYYLMDLSATMKKYKEKLSELALKLEEAMWKLTSNFRLGFGSFIDKVVLPMSNTHPTWLKNPCYPKSKCAPAYGFKHQLSLTDNVTLFKDKVKEIPVSANIDFPEGSLDALMQAIVCTNEIGWREKARHLLVLSTDASYHIAGDGKLAGIVEPNDCQCHLDEEGYYSYSSLQDYPSIAQIHKKSREHNINIIFALPKKKHTQVYKIYQHLSKIISGSSIDTMEGNGQNIVALISRQYEQLVSSVSMMDNKSRFIDVKYYSRCLNATEKLMERNECGGLRVGNVIEFEIVLKAYECPTSPLERQELLQIKPRGINERLIVEIEIICDCPCERKENTELNSLGCKERGTLTCGMCFCNEGFYGKQCECEGHEFGSVSQNLTEDCKASNTSTEICSGHGTCKCGVCNCAKRQNPQEVFYGKYCECDNFSCKRSGDEVCGKHGKCECGKCNCRPGFSGETCDCKETNSTCIPPSRDNAEESLTICSGRGDCICGKCHCHEKDKIRYSGDFCEECPNCPGQRCEELKDCVECMAYGLGPLAKNGTCDCLYRIDIVDIVREDPENDYKSDAHFCRTDGDQGCFFLFKYAYVGKDNMIKILVQKERECPVPINVLGVTLGVVMGTIFLGLLIILIWKIYTMIHDKREYEKFQKECLLARWDRGNNPLYKQATSTFKNPTFNENI; from the exons TGGACAAATAGTACGTTGCGTAACAAGAGATAAATTTCAAAGGGAAGGTAATTTATGGTGTAAAAGTTCCGACGTGATTGATATCAAAAGTACGATGACTATTTTGGAAAATCGTCCGTTGTCATCTTCGAAAGGAGAAAATCCGGTTCAGATACAACCGCAACGAATAAAATTACGTTTGAGAAGAG ACGAGGAATATcgaattatattgaaatataccCAAGCAGAGGATTATCCCGTTGATCTATATTATCTTATGGATTTATCCGCCACgatgaaaaaatacaaagagaaattGTCTGAATTGGCATTGAAATTGGAGGAGGCTATGTGGAAATTAACGTCGAATTTTCGTCTTGGTTTTGGAAGTTTCATCGACAAAGTTGTCCTACCGATGAGTAATACACATCCGACATG GTTGAAAAATCCCTGTTACCCTAAATCGAAATGTGCACCTGCGTATGGATTCAAACATCAGTTGTCTCTTACAGACAATGTAACACTTTTCAAG gACAAAGTGAAGGAAATACCGGTTTCCGCAAATATCGACTTTCCCGAGGGTAGTTTAGATGCTTTGATGCAGGCAATAGTTTGTACCAATGAAATTGGATGGCGTGAGAAGGCTCGACATTTGCTCGTTCTTTCGACGGACGCGAGTTATCACATAGCAGGAGACGGAAAA TTGGCCGGTATAGTCGAACCAAACGATTGTCAATGTCATTTGGACGAAGAgggatattatagttattcgtCTCTTCAAGATTATCCGTCCATTGCTCAG aTCCATAAAAAATCACGAGagcataatattaatattatatttgccTTGCCGAAAAAGAAACACACTCAGGTTTATAAGATTTATCAACATTTAAGTAAAATCATCAGTGGATCGTCCATCGATACAATGGAGGGCAACGGTCAAAATATCGTTGCCCTTATCAGCAGACAATATGAG CAATTAGTGAGTTCCGTGTCGATGATGGATAATAAATCGAGGTTTATCGACGTTAAATACTATTCGCGATGTTTGAATGCAACCGAAAAATTAATGGAAAGAAACGAATGCGGTGGATTACGTGTGGGTAACGTAATCGAATTCGAGATAGTTCTGAAG GCGTACGAGTGCCCGACGAGTCCTCTTGAACGGCAAGAATTATTGCAAATAAAGCCACGAGGAATAAACGAGCGTTTGATCGtcgaaatagaaattatttgtgATTGTCCTTgcgagaggaaagaaaatactgAG TTGAATTCATTGGGATGCAAAGAAAGAGGCACGTTGACTTGCGGTATGTGCTTTTGCAACGAAGGTTTTTACGGTAAACAATGCGAATGCGAGGGACATGAGTTCGGTTCGGTTAGTCAGAACTTAACAGAAGATTGCAAGGCAAGCAACACGAGTACCGAGATTTGCAGCGGTCACGGAACTTGCAAATGTGGTGTATGCAATTGCGCGAAACGCCAGAACCCGCAGGAAGTCTTTTATGGGAAGTACTGCGAATGCGATAACTTCTCTTGCAAACGAAGCGGAGATGAG GTCTGCGGCAAACACGGTAAGTGCGAATGCGGTAAGTGCAATTGCCGGCCAGGTTTTAGCGGCGAAACCTGTGATTGCAAAGAGACCAACAGCACGTGTATTCCGCCCTCGAGGGATAATGCCGAGGAAAGCTTGACGATTTGCAGTGGCCGCGGCGACTGCATCTGTGGAAAATGCCACTGTCACGAGAAGGATAAGATTCGATATTCTGGGGATTTTTGCGAGGAGTGTCCg AATTGTCCCGGTCAGAGATGCGAGGAATTGAAAGATTGCGTCGAATGTATGGCTTATGGGCTTGGTCCATTGGCAAAAAATGGAACTTGCGATTGTTTATATCGAATCGACATT gTAGACATTGTAAGAGAAGATCctgaaaatgattataaatcgGATGCTCACTTTTGTCGTACCGACGGTGATCAaggttgtttctttcttttcaaatatgcGTACGTAGGAAAAGATAACATGATAAAGATTTTAGTgcaaaaggagagagaatgtCCAGTACCAATCAACGTATTAG GCGTTACATTGGGCGTCGTAATGGGTACAATATTTCTAGgcttattgattattttaatatggaAGATATATACTATGATTCACGATAAGAGAGAAtacgaaaaatttcaaaaagaatGTTTATTGGCCAGATGGGATCGA gGTAACAATCCCCTCTACAAGCAGGCAACGTCAACCTTTAAGAATCCTACGTTcaacgaaaatatatag